One region of Hymenobacter sediminicola genomic DNA includes:
- the thrS gene encoding threonine--tRNA ligase, with translation MLNITLPDGSVRQFVDGATGYDVAAGISEGLARNALGVRVNGEVRDLHRPIDQDAQVAILTWNDPEGKASFWHSSAHLMAEALEALYPGVKLGIGPSIENGFYYDIDLGEGRSISTDDLPEVEKKMLELAKKKSQFERKEVSKADAIAYFTEKQDPYKLDLLERLEDGSITFYTQGDFTDLCRGPHIPDTSPIKAVKLLNVAGAYWRGDEKNKQLTRIYGITFPKAKELTEYLERLEEAKRRDHRKLGKELELFAFSEKVGAGLPLWLPKGTALRERLEQFLRRAQIKAGYQPVVTPHIGSKELYVTSGHYEKYGADSFQPIKTPNPGEEFFLKPMNCPHHCEIYKTKPRSYRDLPVRFAEFGTVYRYEQSGELHGLTRVRGFTQDDAHIFCRPDQVKEEFLKVIDIVLYVLKALDFPDFTAQISLRDPENKAKYIGSDENWEKAERAIIEAAAEKGLTTVTELGEAAFYGPKLDFMVRDAIGRKWQLGTIQVDYNLPERFELEYVASDNSRQRPVMLHRAPFGSLERFVAVLIEHCGGNFPLWLSPEQFAVLPISEKYHDYAQQVYDQLVQAELRGTVDHRDEKIGRKIRDAEVSKVPYMLIVGEKEQAEGIVSVRRHGQGDVGAMSIAEFISSFQQQVNDMMDGKQIAAVS, from the coding sequence ATGCTCAATATCACCCTCCCCGACGGCTCGGTGCGCCAGTTTGTAGATGGCGCCACGGGCTACGACGTTGCCGCCGGCATCAGCGAAGGCCTCGCCCGCAATGCCCTCGGCGTGCGTGTCAACGGCGAAGTGCGCGACCTGCACCGCCCGATTGACCAAGATGCGCAGGTTGCCATCCTGACCTGGAACGACCCCGAAGGCAAAGCGTCCTTCTGGCACTCTTCGGCCCACCTCATGGCCGAAGCCCTGGAAGCCTTGTACCCCGGCGTAAAGTTGGGCATCGGCCCCAGCATCGAAAACGGCTTCTACTACGACATCGACCTGGGTGAAGGTCGTTCGATTTCAACCGACGATTTGCCGGAAGTCGAGAAGAAGATGCTGGAGCTGGCCAAGAAGAAAAGCCAATTCGAGCGCAAGGAAGTGAGCAAAGCCGATGCCATTGCCTACTTCACTGAGAAGCAGGACCCGTACAAGCTGGATTTGCTGGAGCGCCTCGAAGACGGCTCCATCACTTTCTACACGCAGGGCGACTTCACCGACCTCTGCCGCGGCCCGCACATCCCTGATACTTCACCTATCAAGGCTGTAAAACTGCTCAACGTGGCCGGCGCTTACTGGCGCGGAGACGAGAAGAACAAGCAGCTCACGCGCATCTACGGCATCACCTTCCCAAAGGCGAAGGAGCTGACCGAGTACCTGGAGCGGCTGGAAGAAGCCAAGCGCCGCGACCACCGTAAGCTGGGCAAGGAGTTGGAGCTGTTTGCATTCAGTGAGAAAGTAGGAGCGGGGCTGCCCCTGTGGCTGCCCAAAGGCACCGCCCTGCGCGAACGGCTGGAGCAGTTCCTGCGCCGCGCCCAGATTAAAGCTGGCTACCAGCCCGTCGTGACGCCCCATATTGGCTCGAAGGAACTGTACGTAACCAGCGGCCACTACGAGAAGTACGGCGCCGATTCGTTCCAGCCCATCAAGACGCCGAACCCGGGTGAGGAGTTCTTCCTCAAGCCCATGAACTGCCCTCACCACTGCGAAATCTACAAAACCAAGCCTCGCTCGTACCGCGACCTGCCAGTGCGCTTCGCTGAGTTTGGCACCGTGTACCGCTACGAACAATCAGGTGAGCTGCACGGCCTGACGCGGGTACGTGGTTTCACGCAGGACGACGCCCATATCTTCTGCCGCCCCGACCAGGTGAAGGAGGAGTTTCTGAAGGTGATTGACATAGTACTCTACGTACTCAAAGCCCTCGATTTTCCCGATTTCACGGCCCAAATTTCCCTGCGTGACCCGGAGAATAAAGCCAAATACATCGGCTCCGACGAGAACTGGGAGAAAGCTGAGCGGGCCATCATCGAAGCCGCCGCCGAGAAGGGGTTGACCACTGTAACGGAACTAGGTGAAGCAGCCTTCTACGGCCCTAAGCTCGATTTCATGGTGCGTGACGCCATTGGCCGCAAGTGGCAGCTGGGCACCATTCAGGTAGACTACAATCTGCCCGAGCGGTTCGAGCTGGAATATGTGGCCTCCGACAATTCCCGCCAGCGTCCCGTGATGCTGCACCGCGCCCCGTTTGGCTCGCTGGAGCGTTTCGTGGCTGTGCTCATCGAGCACTGTGGTGGTAACTTCCCGCTCTGGCTCTCGCCTGAGCAGTTTGCCGTGCTGCCCATCTCGGAGAAGTATCACGACTATGCCCAGCAGGTGTACGACCAGCTGGTGCAGGCCGAGTTACGCGGCACCGTAGACCACCGCGACGAGAAAATCGGCCGCAAAATCCGCGACGCGGAGGTTTCCAAAGTGCCCTATATGCTCATTGTGGGTGAGAAGGAGCAGGCCGAAGGCATCGTATCGGTGCGCCGCCACGGCCAAGGTGACGTGGGCGCTATGTCTATTGCCGAGTTCATCAGTAGCTTCCAGCAACAGGTAAACGACATGATGGATGGCAAACAGATTGCCGCTGTCAGCTAG
- a CDS encoding HD domain-containing protein, which yields MNCQCAEDYVLEQLRQHLPANLYYHGPHHTLDVVARARALADAEGITDPEQLALLRTAAFYHDAGFLTTYQGHEAAGCKLVRQLLPNFGYSSGQVDFICGLIMATQVPQSPGDSLPAQILCDADLDYLGRPDFWPISHSLRNELSDLGLIESEQAWQQLQLSFLQQHQYWTRSALSWREANKQDRILEVQALLNTIA from the coding sequence ATGAACTGCCAATGCGCTGAAGATTACGTGCTCGAGCAATTGCGTCAGCACCTTCCCGCCAACCTCTACTACCATGGCCCTCATCATACTCTCGACGTTGTGGCCCGGGCCCGCGCGTTGGCTGATGCCGAGGGCATCACCGACCCCGAGCAGCTTGCTCTGCTGCGGACAGCCGCCTTCTACCACGATGCCGGATTCCTGACAACCTATCAGGGCCACGAAGCTGCTGGCTGCAAGCTGGTACGGCAGTTGCTACCTAACTTTGGCTACTCCTCGGGGCAGGTTGATTTCATTTGCGGGCTGATTATGGCTACTCAGGTGCCGCAAAGCCCTGGTGACTCGCTGCCGGCCCAGATTCTCTGCGACGCAGACCTCGATTACCTTGGCCGCCCCGACTTCTGGCCCATCAGCCACAGCCTGCGAAACGAGCTATCCGACCTTGGGCTTATTGAGAGCGAACAGGCGTGGCAACAGCTTCAGCTCAGCTTTCTGCAGCAGCATCAGTATTGGACACGTTCAGCCCTGTCTTGGCGTGAGGCCAACAAACAAGACAGGATTTTGGAAGTACAGGCACTGCTGAACACTATTGCCTAG
- a CDS encoding tetratricopeptide repeat protein has translation MSATVSSFLGFLRPFLLLPLTALLATACGAGAEEQPEAMVDLKTVQSGPKIQAEELDGAIARQPRNASLYARRAAFRLDAGQIEPALQDITQALDLDDTPGEFYFLKARALRAQGKLQSALAAADIASRRGYASAELNLLVGETHLASRHYQTAIDYLDRALQQEPDHTAALFYKGMAHVGLQDTTQALDYLRASLARDPRQPETLHQLAFLSNAYRQPANAALYAARGLKVAPNYGPLWYDYGRQFELQNQPDSAVRIYARTVQLDTTFYRADYRLALAALKTRKYAVAIPHLQRALRRAPRLAGARQMLAESLESLGRYPEAADQYRLLVAENPGNRHWTYKAWKVSNRARGIIVDETPRRTVEPIEPISIQRPGLPGLGL, from the coding sequence ATGTCAGCTACCGTTTCTTCCTTCCTGGGTTTTTTGCGCCCGTTTCTGCTGCTGCCTCTTACGGCACTGCTTGCTACGGCCTGCGGTGCCGGCGCCGAGGAGCAGCCTGAGGCAATGGTGGACCTGAAAACAGTACAGAGCGGTCCAAAAATTCAGGCCGAAGAACTAGACGGGGCCATAGCTCGCCAACCGCGCAATGCTTCTCTTTACGCGCGCCGAGCTGCATTTCGCCTCGATGCCGGCCAGATTGAGCCTGCCTTGCAGGATATAACCCAGGCCCTCGACTTGGATGATACGCCCGGTGAGTTCTACTTCCTTAAAGCGCGGGCCCTGCGTGCCCAAGGCAAGCTCCAGAGTGCTCTGGCCGCCGCCGATATTGCGTCGCGGCGTGGCTACGCGTCTGCTGAATTGAACCTGCTGGTGGGCGAAACACATCTGGCCTCACGCCACTATCAAACTGCCATCGACTATCTCGACCGTGCCCTGCAGCAGGAACCCGACCACACAGCTGCCCTTTTCTACAAAGGCATGGCCCACGTTGGGCTACAGGATACCACGCAGGCTCTGGACTACCTGCGTGCCAGCCTGGCCCGCGACCCGCGTCAGCCCGAAACCCTGCACCAGCTGGCCTTTCTGTCGAATGCCTACCGCCAGCCAGCTAATGCGGCCCTGTATGCGGCTCGTGGCCTGAAGGTAGCGCCCAATTATGGTCCGCTCTGGTATGACTATGGCCGTCAGTTTGAGCTGCAAAACCAGCCTGACAGCGCCGTGCGCATTTATGCCCGTACCGTGCAGCTGGATACCACTTTTTACCGTGCTGATTATCGTTTGGCATTGGCTGCGTTGAAAACCCGAAAGTATGCCGTGGCCATTCCGCACCTGCAGCGCGCCTTGCGCCGTGCACCCCGCCTAGCTGGCGCCCGCCAGATGCTGGCAGAAAGCCTGGAAAGCCTTGGCCGCTACCCAGAAGCCGCCGACCAGTACCGCCTGCTGGTAGCCGAAAACCCAGGCAACCGGCACTGGACCTACAAAGCATGGAAGGTGAGCAACCGGGCCAGAGGCATCATTGTGGACGAAACTCCACGCCGCACCGTCGAGCCCATCGAGCCCATTTCTATTCAGCGGCCGGGTCTCCCCGGATTAGGGCTCTAG
- the rpmI gene encoding 50S ribosomal protein L35 gives MPKMKTKSGAKKRFSLTGTGKIKRKHAYKSHILTKKTTKQKRALTHVGLVSSADMNRVKDMLNI, from the coding sequence ATGCCGAAAATGAAGACCAAGTCCGGCGCCAAAAAGCGTTTCTCGCTGACCGGCACGGGCAAAATCAAGCGTAAGCACGCGTACAAGAGCCACATCCTGACCAAGAAAACCACCAAGCAGAAGCGTGCTCTCACGCACGTTGGTCTGGTTAGCTCGGCCGACATGAACCGCGTAAAGGACATGCTCAACATTTGA
- the rplT gene encoding 50S ribosomal protein L20, whose protein sequence is MPRSVNHVASRHRRKKIMRLAKGYYGRRKNVWTVAKNAVEKGLLYAYRDRKVKKREFRALWIQRINAGAREHGLSYSQLMGGLKKAGIELNRKVLADLALNHPAAFKGIVEKIK, encoded by the coding sequence ATGCCAAGAAGTGTCAACCACGTGGCTTCGCGCCACCGTCGGAAAAAAATAATGCGTCTGGCGAAAGGCTATTATGGCCGTCGCAAGAACGTATGGACCGTTGCTAAAAACGCCGTTGAGAAAGGTCTTCTCTATGCTTACCGTGACCGGAAGGTTAAGAAGCGTGAGTTCCGTGCCCTCTGGATTCAGCGTATCAACGCTGGTGCCCGTGAGCATGGCCTGTCCTACTCGCAGCTGATGGGCGGCTTGAAGAAGGCTGGTATCGAGCTGAACCGCAAAGTTCTGGCTGACCTCGCCCTGAACCACCCTGCTGCTTTCAAAGGCATTGTGGAGAAAATCAAGTAA